The genomic window AATAAATGTTTTTTCATGTGGTTATTTTTTGCTTATTGATTACTTTTTTGGCGAGTGCACCGAAAATCACTCCCAATAAAGTACCAACAAACGCCCCCACCAAAATATCTATCGGGAAATGCACTCCTAAATAAATGCGGCTATAAGAAACAACTACAGCCCATACAAATATAGCATAAGGAAACCATTTAAGGTTATTTTTTAATAAAATAGTTAAATAAGTTGCCAAAAAGAACGTATTGGAAGCATGAGCGGAATAAAATCCGTACTGCCCACCACATTTTACGATTCTCATGTGATGCTCAAGAGTTGGGTCATGACAAGGTCTCAGTCTCTCTATGCCATGTTTGAAAATACCGGCCACCTGATCAGAAACCGTAACACCGATAGCTACAAATATTAATATAAAAACTAACGATCTTAGTTTATAATTTTTGAATAAAAAATAACAGAATATAATGTAAAGCGGAACCCAGATCCACGTACTGGAAATCAGCATCCAGAACTGATCAAAAGAAGAGCTTCCCAAATTATTGAGAAACAAAAAAGCTTTCTTATCCTCCAGAATTATTTCTTCCATCGATTATCTGCTTACAGGTCCTTCGTAAGTTTCATCTTCGGAAGGCTTTGGTTTTGGAGGTTCATTCGATGCCTGTGGTTCGGTAAGAATATCTTTTTGGATATCTTTCATCGGATTAAAATCTTTCGCAGCATCCTTCACTTTCTCTATTTCACGCTTGATCTCAGAAACAGGATTATCTGTTTCCTTCAAGATCTCAGTTTTAATATCTTCCACTGCGCCACGCATTTTTCTTACACCTGATCCCAGATCACGCGCAATTTGAGGAAGTTTATCCGGTCCGAATAATACAACGATCGCCACAGCAATCAGTGCCATTTCTCCAAAGCTTAGTTCCATTTTGTAAAATTACGAAAGATTATACAATTGTATGATGTTATATATTAATTTTAAACAAATTTTAAGAAAAGGGGTCGAGTTTCGGGTCGCAGGTTTTGGAGATACGAGGTTCGAGTTGTGGGTTGAAAGGTTGGGGGATTTTAAAGTTTCTCTGTTTTTTAGGAGCTATTTCCAGCTTTCCACTGTATCTTTTGAGTTACGGCCTCCGCTTTGCTCCGGCCGCAACTCAAAAGGATGCCGTTGCAATCTGGGCTAGGGTTTTTGTCGACTCATCAATTTCTGAATTTGATTGAACTTTATTTGCCATTCTGGAAGGATCGCAACAACAAAATTCGAAAACCCTTCGACTGCTTCGCGCTCAGGGTGACACTGGCAAATTATTTCGATTAGCTGAAACGTTTATTATTAGAGAAGTTTGTCATCCTGGAAGGATCTCAACAACCAAGTTCAAAAACCCTTCGACTGCTTCGCGCTCAGGGTGACACTGGCAGATTATTTAGATTAGCTGAAACGTTTATTATTAGAGAAGTTTGTCATTCTGCAGGATCTCAACAACAAAATTCAAAACCCTTCGACTGCTTCGCGCTCAGGGTGACACTGACAAATTACTTCGATTAGTTGAAACGTTTATTATTAGAGAAGTTTGTTATTCTGGAAGAATCTCAACAACAAAAATTCAAAATCCTTCGACTGCTTCGCGCTCAGGGTGACACTGGTAAATTATTTCGGATATCTGGGACGCTAAGTATTGACGACAAACGTGGTGGTAAAATTATTATTCGACTTGAAGTTCATTGAAAAAATTCATCATAATTTAAATAACAATTAACAAATACTTAATTCACGTCAAAATGATTTAACTTAACTTTCCATTCATTAAAAGATGACAAAAACTTAATAATATATTCTTTCAAACATTATATTTCCAACAGAACGGGACATCAATCTGATGCCCCGTTTTGCATTTTATTCTATACTATCTTTCTTCGGATGTTTTTTCTGAAAAGCGTAATACGTAATCACCACACTGATCGCCATTAAAATAAAAGCCAAAAAGAACGGCGCGCCGGAAAACTTAAACGGAGCTTCATCATGCGTGAAGAAGTAAAATAAATTCGTCATCATCGGAGGTCCGACAATAGATGTTGCACTCATTAAACTCGTCAATGCCCCCTGCAATTCTCCCTGCTCGTTGGAAGGTACACTTTTCGTAATGACCGACTGTAACGCAGGTCCGCAAATACCGCCTAGACAATAAGGAATTAAGAATGCAAACATCATCCAACCCTGCGTAGCAAAGGCAAAAAGCAACATTCCGACAGCGTAAAGTGCCAATCCGTAATAAATACTTTTTTGTTCGCCCAGTCTCGGAGTAGTCCATCGAATCAAGCCTCCTTGAACGATTCCTACCAATAATCCCACAACACCTAAAGAAATTCCTACCATTCTCTCCGTCCAGTTGAATTTATACATAGTAAAGAAGCTCCAGTTACTCTGAACTGCGTGTCCTGCAATGTAAATTAAAATTAATGAAACAATTAATCCGGAAATTTCGGGATGTTTACCTAAAAATTTAAATGAACCTATCGGGTTTGCTCTTTTCCAGTTAAATTCCCTTCTTTTGTCTTTATCCAAACTTTCCGGAAGGATGAAATATCCGTAAAGGAAATTCAGTAAACACAATCCGGCTGCAGCATAAAAGGGAACTCTGGCTCCATAATGGCCTAAAACTCCACCCAAAACAGGTCCAATAATGAATCCGAGGCCAAAAGCAGCACCAATTAAACCAAAATTTTTAGCTCTGTCTTCATCTGTAGAAATATCGGCAATATAAGCACTCGCCGTAGTCACGCTGGCTCCCGTAATGCCGGCAATCACCCTTCCCAGGAACAGCCACCAGATTGTCGGTGCTAAAGCCAGGAAAATATAATCTACCGCAAATCCGAAAAGTGAAATCAGAATAATAGGTCTTCGTCCATATTTGTCACTTAAGTTTCCGACAACAGGAGAGAAAATAAATTGTGTAAATGCATAAGCAAATCCCAACCAGCCCCCATATTTAGCAGCTTCACTTATGTCACCATGAATAAGTTCTTCAATAAGTTTCGGAACCACCGGAATGATGATACCCCATCCCGTAATATCAATCAGTAATGTAATAAATATGAAACCAATAGCGGCCTTTTTCCTAGAATTTTCCATAGTTGTGCAAAAATAGTCAAATCGGAAAAAATAATGATTCTAAATTATTAATTGGGTGTTAATTTTGTTGCTGGTTTTTAGTTTTTGGTTGCTTATGGTTTTTGGTTAGGATTATTAAACTGTTTCATTTTTGAGTTGAGATCCTTCGACTGCTTCGCGCTCAGGATGACATCTCTAATACTAAGCGTTCCAGATATCCGAAATAATTTGCCAGTGTCATCCTGAGCGCGAAGCAGTCGAAGGATTTAATTTGTTTTTTTAAATGGAAAAATTGTGTTTAGATTCTTCCAAAATGACAAAATGCAGATTTTTCTGATTGGAAGTTTGAAAACTAAATACTAAACCAGCGACGAGAAACTATCAACAAAATTCACAACCAACAAAATCAAGCACAAAAAAAGCCTTTCAGTGTTGAAAGGCTTTTTTTCTTATTTATTGTAGTAAACTTTATTTTGAAGCAAGTACTTCTTTGTTTGTAGTCGACTTACCGTGAACATCTTCTTCCTTACCGGTTTTTAAGAAGTCGTAGGCAATTGCCGATGCTACGAAGATCGATGAATAGGTACCGAATCCGATACCGATTAACATTGCAAACATGAATCCTCTTAGGTTGTCTCCACCAAAAATGAAGATCGCCAAAATTACAAGGATTGTTGTAAATGAGGTGTTGAATGTTCTACCCAACGTACTTGAAATAGAGTCATCGAACAACCCAGCCAAAGTGATGGATTTCTTTTCTCTCAGATATTCTCTAATTCTGTCGAAGATAATTACCGTATCGTTGATTGAGTATCCCAATACCGTAAGGATCGCAGCGATGAAATCCTGATTGATCTCCATGTTGAAAGGCATATACTTGTGAAGCAATGAATAAGCTCCCAAAATGATTACCGCATCATGGAATAGAGACGCAACCGCACCAAGAGAGAACTGCCATTTTCTAAATCTCACCAAGATGTAGATAAAGATCATTCCCAATGCCGCTAAAACCGCATAGATCCCATGAATCTTAATATCATCGGCCACAGAAGGCCCTACTTTTTCAGAAGAGATGATTCCTGCGTGGTCTTTATCTGCTGATTTGAAGTCTTTCAACGTCATATTTGCAGGTAAGTTTGTTTTTAACCCTTCAAATAATTTTTGCTCGATAATCTGGTCAGCTTTTAAAGATTCGTCATCGATCAGGTAATCTGTAGAGATCTTTAGCTGTCTGTCGTTTCCAAAAGTTTTAGCTTCAACAGAAGAGTTTTTACCGTCTTCAGTTTTGAATGTCGTTACTAATTTTTCTTCAATATCATTAACATTGATATTTTTATCAAATCTTACCACGTAGTTTCTACCTCCCGTAAAGTCGATACCGTATTTGAAACCGTGTGTAGCAATCGAAATGATACAAACCACTGTAAGAACTGCAGAGAAGATATAAGCATATTTTCTTTTTCCGATAAAATCGATCCAAGTATTTCTGAATAGATTTTTCGTAGCCGGAGTCCAGACAGAAAGTCCTTTTCCTTTATTTAATCTTGAGAAGATCATTACTCTCGAAAGCAATACTGACGTGAATAATGTCATCGCAATACCGATCATTAGTGTCAATGCAAAACCTTTGATAGGTCCCGTTCCGAAGAAGAATAATACAACAGCCGTTAAGAAAGTCGTGGTGTGACCATCGATAATTGCATTCAATGCATGTTTGAAACCATCTTTATATGCTTCAAGAATACCTTTTCCGGCGAATAGCTCTTCTTTTGTTCTTTCATAGATAATAACGTTCGTGTCGACCGCGACCGCCATCGTAAGAACGATACCCGCGATACCTGGAAGCGTAAGCGTAAAGTCTCCCGAATCCATGATACCGAAAATATAGAACAAGTTGATAATCATTGCAATAACAGCATAAACACCTGCTCCACCATAATAGAAGATGATATAAACGATAATAATACCGAATGCGATAATGAATGACATTAAACCTGCATCAATAGACTCCTGTCCTAAAGACGGACCTACAACCGTAGCCTGAACTACTTTTGCACCTGCCGGTAATTTACCCGCTCCTAAAACGTCTACCAATTCCTTAGCTTCTTCCTGAGAGAAGTTACCGGAGATCTGAGTTCTACCGTTAGGAATAGCATTTACAACGTTCGGTGCAGTGTATACTCTACCGTCAAGTGTTACAGCAACTGGTTTACCTACGTTTTTCTCTGTTAATGTTTTCCATTCTTTAGCACCTTTAGAATCCATCTGCATGTCTACTACTACTCTGCTCAGCTCATCATAGCCGATGCTTGCAGATTCAACAGCACCGTCTACAGGAGCTTTCTGATTGATGTTACCTCTGATCGCATACAATACCAGACTTTCAGAGTCTGTAGCTTCAGGTTTGTAACCCCACATGAATTGTGTATATTTAATGTTAGCCGGACGTAATGACTGAGCTACTTTGCTGTTTAAAATTTTGTTTACAACAGCTGTATCAGACAATTTTACGTTGGCAACACCATTGGTTCTTAATTTGTCAAGGTGTATAAGATTCATGAAGTTTACGTTTTTCGCAACTCCCATAGAATCGCCTTTAGCAGCCACGATAGACGTTAATGTCTGGAAATATGGCGCTATTTCAGGAACTTGTTGTACTTCCCAGAATTGAAGTTTTGCAGAAGTCTGAAGCATTTTCTTCACCTTATCGATGTCTTTCATACCAGGCATTTCTACAGAAATTCTAGCTGTACCAGGTACTCTCTGAACGTTTGGCTGGATAGCTCCCAACTTGTCAATTCTCGTTCTGATTACCTCAAAAGCTGTTCCTACAGACGCATCGATTTTTCTTTTAACAATGCTTTTTACCTGATCATCAGGCGTATTGTACTTTACCTCAGTAAGTGTTGTATTTCCGAAAATTTCCGGATCTGCCAACTTCAGGTTTGTACCTTTAGCTTTGTTAATTGCATCGAACTGGTCGAAAAAGTTGTCGATGTAAGATTTTGTAGAATTCTTCTGAACTTCATCCGTTTTGTTTAAAGCCTCGATAAGGATCGGGTTCGTAGAATAATTTGTTAAATCATTCACAAGATCTCTTTGGTTGATCTCCAAAAGAACGTTGATCCCACCTTTCAAGTCAAGACCAAGTTTCATTTCCTTGTCTTTGGCTTTAGTGTAATAAAGTTTAGTGAATCCCAGATTCAGTGTATCCTTAGAAAGTTTTGCAATTTCTTTCTGATACTTCTCCGGATTGTCTCCTGCAATAGCAGTCGCCTGCTTTTCAATTTTGCTGGCGTACCATGTTGGTAATAGCTCGTTTAAGCAAATCAACCCTAGTACAATAGCAACAATTGTAATAAGTCCTTTTCCTTGCATTTTGTTATAACTACGTTAAATTAAGTCGGCAAATATAATCATTTTCTTGTATTTTATGAATTTTTAACAACAGAAATCATTTATTTTCAGATATATCGGCATTCTTATTTTTATTTCAGATTTAATAATTTTTTCATGGTATTGTAATGAATTTTTCAATGTTTGATTGGTATGAAATTTTCATTCATGTTTAATACACTAAATATCAAAATATTATGAAAAAACTACTTTTTACAGCAAGTATTTTTTCTTCCCTGTTTATTAATGCCCAAAGCATTAGTCTGGAAGAATTTGCTACCGGGCTTACTGCCCCAGTTGAGATTGTAAATGCCAATGACAGCAGAATGTTTGTCGTACAGCAAAACGGGATTATTAAAATCGTACAGCCGAACGGAACTGTAAATCCAACTAATTTCCTGAATATCAGCTCAAAAATCACTTACGGAGGCGAAAGAGGTCTTTTGGGACTGGCATTTCATCCGCAATACTCGACCAACGGGTATTTTTTTGTGTATTATAACGACCTGGACGGTAATGTAACAGTCGCCAGATACACCCGAAGTTCAAATCCGGATGTTGCAGATCCGGCCACTGAAAAAATTATTATCAACCAGTCGAAACCGTTTGATAATCACAATGGAGGAAGCATTCATTTTGCGCCGGATGGTTATTTGTGGATTGTTACGGGTGATGGAGGAAGCGGCGGCGATCCCAATAATAATGCCCAAAACAAAAATTCTCTTTTGGGAAAATTGTTAAGATTAGACATCAATTCTACCGGGCCCTACAATATCCCACCCGGAAATCCTTTTGTAGGCGTGGATGGAGCGGATGAAGTCTGGGCTTACGGATTGAGAAATGCCTGGAAATTTAATTTCGATACCGTTTCCGGGAATGTGATGATTGCGGATGTAGGTCAGGGACAATATGAAGAAATCAACCGTGTTCCGCTGACACAGGCTGGAGTCAACTATGGGTGGAGATGTTATGAGGGAAATAATGCCTACAATACTGCCGGATGTGCTGCTCAATCGACCATGACATTTCCGGTTGCGGTGTATGATCATTCCGGAGGAAAATGCTCGATTACAGGAGGTTATGTTTACAGAGGAGCGCAATTTCCTGTCTTACAGGGAAAATATATTTTTGCTGACTATTGTTCTACACAGATCGGTATCTTAAATCCGAATAATTCAATTACCTGGTCACCGGCATTTTCAGGAAATAATTTTTCAACTTTCGGAGTGAATAATCAAAATGAATTGTTCGTCGCAGCAGTAAATAACGGAAAAATTTTCAGAGTGACTACAACCAGCTTAGGAACTCAGGAAAACGAAAACCTTGCTGAAATAAAAGTTTATCCGAATCCTGCATCTAAAAAAGTTTTCATAGAAGGCTTAAAAGACAAAAATATTTCCGTTGAAATCATCAATTTTGAAGGAAGAAGAATACTAGAATCAGTAAAGATAGAAAATGATAACAGTATTGACATATCGGGAATTCCAGCGGGAGTTTATTTTATTAATTTAAAATCAGGAAACCTGAAATCTTATAGCCAGAAATTGATTATTAAGTAAAATTCTTACATGTAAATTAATTTCACTTAATGAAATCCTTCGACTGCTTCGCGCTCAGGGTGACACTGGCAAATTATTCCACTTAGTTGGAATGCATAGTATTAGCGGTGTCACTCTGAGCGCGAAGCAGTTGAAGGATCTATAAAGTGTTACATCTAATATCTAAAATATTTTAACCCAAATTTTTAAAGCCTCAATCAATTCGGTTGGGGCTTTTTTAAGAAATATAAAATTAAAAATATCGGTACAATTATTATTAATCTTACAATTAAAGAAAATCTTTCCACCTCATTATCCATCAATACATTTGGTATTAAAGAAACCAATCCCAACGAAATACTGAAAAAGATAATTTCTAAAGTTGATAATTTTCTCGTTTTTTCTTTTTTAATAGTAATTTTTGAGCTTAAGATCCAAAAAACCAACAACAGGATCATAAAAGGAAATGACCAGATTCTATAGGTATCATATGCAATGGCATGAAGCAATAAAGGAATGAATGAAACCACCATCAATAAAAGAAACAACTGAATATTTTGTTTCAGTTTAAATTCTTTAAAAATCATCCACAAAGAAAAAAGTATCGGAATTCCATACAAGATGGTTGCTCTAGAAAAAAATAATCTTTGGATAAAACTTCCGCTCTCTTCTTTAAAATAATAAGTGAAACTTTTCGTGTAAGCCGATGCCACGGAATCTGCAGCTTTTTCAGAAATAAAAGGTATTTCCTTTAAATAATTAAAAATAACAGAAAAGTAATTTTCACCATTCCATTCCTGATACAAAGTGACGGAAATTGCAGTAAAAAATGGCAATATCAGAAATACCACCAGCTTTTTTAAAATATCCGCTGAAAATATATTTTTTAATGAAAATTTTTCAACCCCAATTTCTGTCACCACAAGCGCAAAACAACTTACCGGCAACATCAGGAAGAACGAAACTTCATGTATCAGTATACAAATCGCTGCAATAGCCGATGATAAAAGAATTTTCTTTTGTTTAATAAAATAAATGACTAAAATTGTCAGTAAAAAAATGATATGGTCTAAATATCCGATCAGGTGAGCGGAAAACACAATGTATTGAGAAAGAAAAAAGATTAAGAAGAAAAATATCCTGTAAAAACTATTTTCCTGTTTAAATGTTTCTTTTACAGCAATTATAAACACAGAAACATACAGTAAAAACAATATTACAGCGGAAAGAATTAAAATATTAAATTCATTCTTCTCAAAAATCCATCCGAAAATTTCCCCAGCCAGTCCTCTTTTGATAAACCCAAACCTGTAATCCAGCATCCAGTGTGCTTCGGACCAGTCATTGGGAAACCTTATCGTTTTTAAAACACTGAAAACAAGTGCATAAAGATAAAGTAAAACCAAGAGAACCTTCCTGTTCATAGACCTAGATCGTCATTGAGAAAATTCTCGTTTCCGGTTTGTTTCTCATCATTCTAAGGTCGAAAACCATGGCTACATTTCTTGTAAAAGCCCTTCCTTTTTCCGTAATTTTTATCTGATTATCATTAATTTCCACCAACTCGTCTCTTTCCATTTCCTGCAGCATTTCAAAAGCATTTTCCAGCTCAGGGAAAGAATTGTTTACGTCAAAAGTGGTTTCCAACTGACACATTAGATTCAAAATATGTCTTCTTACCATAAGATCTTCTTCGTTCAGAATATGACCTTTTACTACAGGAATTTCGCCCTCTTCCACCATTTTTTGATACTCTTCCACTGTTTTCACATTTTGTGCAAAAGCGTACCACGAATCTGAAATGGCAGACATTCCCAGACCGACCATCAGTTGGGTCTTGCTGGAAGTATAGCCCATGAAATTTCTATGTAATTTTTTATGAATTAAAGACTGGTACAGATCATCGTGTTCCAAAGAAAAATGATCCATCCCTACTTCAATATAGCCTAGATTTTCCAGTAATTTTTTACCGTCTTCGTACAAATGGCGCTTTTCTTCACCACTCGGAAGGTCATTTTCGTCAAAGCCTCTTTGCCCGACTCCTTTTACCCACGGAACGTGCGCGTAAGAATAGAAAGCCAGACGATCCGGTTTCAACTCCATAGTCTTGCGAATGGTGTGCTCCATCGCTTCCCAGGTCTGATGCGGAAGCCCGAAAACAAGGTCATGACTGATTCCCCTGTACCCGATTTCTCTTGCCCATTCCGTCACTTCTTTTACCTTTTCAAAAGGCTGAATTCTGTTGATGGCCTTCTGAACCTTCGGATCATAATCCTGTACCCCAAAACTTACCCTTCTGAAACCAAGATCAAATAACGTCTGAAGATGTCCCCTCGTTGTATTGTTCGGGTGACCTTCGAAAGAAAACTCCTGATGCTCAGCGATCTCAACTGTTTCAAAAATACCTGTCAAAAGTTTTTTAAGATTCTCCGGAGAGAAGAAAGTCGGAGTTCCACCTCCTAAGTGAAGTTCTTTCAGCTTCGGTTTTTCGTCAAACATTTTAAGATACAGCTGCCATTCTTTCAACACACTTTCCAGGTACGGAATTTCAACACTGTGCTGTTTTGTAATGCGCTTATGACACGCACAAAACGTACATAAAGCTTCGCAGAAAGGCAGGTGAATATAGATAGAAATCCCCTCTTCTGCATTACTCTCCTTAAAAGTCCTGATCACACTTTGCTTCCATTGCTCCGGTGAGAATGAAGTTTCATCCCAATACGGAACGGTAGGATAAGAAGTGTAACGAGGGCCGGGAATGTTATATTTATCTATTAAAGAATTCATTTTTGATTTAAAATTTTAACATGAACTCCACATGAATTCATTATGCAAAATTAAATATATCTTATGGATTTTGAACCATGAAATATATTAGGGTTTATTTTCGAAATTTATAATGAGTCTAAATACTTCTTCCGCAAATTTCTGTCCCAAATCGATATAACCTGCACTGTTGTAATGCCACGGATCGTCGCCGTAACCGTAATTTTTAGTTGAGCGGACGATCGCTGCACTTTTATCATTCAGCACAAATTTCTCCTGAGCATACTGCACCAGCTCGCCCATTTTCCAGACTCTGCCCGATTTGTCTTTCCCTGAATCTGAAATTTTTCCGATCACGACGGGAAGATCATCCGTCAACAAAGCTGCCCTCATTTGATTCATCAATATTTTTAAATGATCATAATACCGGTTGGCAATGGCTTCGTCATAACTTGCATCGCCTTCGCCCTGCATCCAGAGAATTCCGGACGGGACGATAAGGTCTTTTTTACCGTCTTTATCAATATCTGTTTCCGATAAAGCATTTTTTACGGTTTTTAAAAAATTATCATATTGATTTAAACCATTTAATCCTTGAAAATCTGCATCCCAGCAACCGAAATCTCCCTTTGCCAAGCTGTCAATTGAAGTTCCTTCTCTTGCGTATTTGATCAAGGCAATTTTATCGTTGGGGAAAAGTTCTTTCATTTTTTTAGCGAAAGATAACTCAAGTCCAAACCTGTCGGACAGCGTGTTGGTTTTTCCGTTTGACTTAAAACCGGTTCCGTTTCCCGGCTTTAAAACATCCCATTTTCCCAGTCCGCCATTCAAATTTCCGTCCGGAACAGAATTTCCCTGAAAAATATAAACATCTTTAAACGATTTTAAATCATTCGGAAGATCTTTATTAAAGCCAAAACCATTCATATTCCGATTGTCCGGCCAAAATAAACACCCGGATTTTTTGAGTATAAAATAAAGTTGGAATTAATAAAAAGAAGAATATTTTTAAGTTTTTCATTGGAAAATTTGTTCAAATTTAGCTTGAAGAAAGTTTTAATGGATATTATTTAGAAAGATATGTTCTATGAAGAAGATTTAGAATTTTAATTTCATCAAAGAAACTTTACCATTTCCGGCAAAAACAACTGTATTTTTATCTACCCATTCACAGACAAAAAATCCTTTTTCATCAGAAATTTTCTTCCATGTTTTTCCAAAATCAGAGGAATAACTGATATGCTGATCGCCAACGGAAATAATTTCTTGTCCTTTAGAATTCGGTTTAATTTTTACACAAGTCGTATACCCGGCATTTTTTCCTGATGCCTGAATCTGCCAAGTTTTTCCACCGTCGTTTGTGGTAGCGATATTATTGATGTTTGCATCCTGTTTTGTGTAATCCCCGCCGACAGCAATCCCGAATTTATCATCTGAAAAATCGATAGAATACATTCCCTGGGAAGATTCTCCCTGAACGAAAGGCGTCGTAAAAATTTCGAATTTTTCATCTTTTAAATTCATTCTTAAAATTCTGGAAGCTTTCCCTCCGGTCGCAATCCACAAATAATTTTTGGAGGAAGCAATATTGGTATTGCTTGCGGCAAATGCGGCCTCTCCTTCATTCAATGAAATATTATTTTTAAACATACTCCATTTTCCATTTCTAAAAACAGCTAATTTCAACTGATTATTTTTATCTGAATCGCTGAAAGTATAGGCAACCTGGTCATTTACAAAATGAAGTGCATCATAAAAAGCTGTTTTCACCGTATCTGTGAATACAATTTTTGATGTTAAGCTTTTTTTATCAATCTTAAAAAACTCAGCCGGACTTTCAATATTAATGGCATAAAACGAACTTTTATCCTGCGCCAATGTCCGAAACTGCAACTTCTTTTCAGATAATCTGATCTGTTTTTGATTTTTAGGATTTTTTAGGTCTACAAAACCGAATTTAGAATCCGTTCCGCTGTACCAGACCTTGTTGTCGTAGATTTCCAGAGCACGGATGCTTATTTTGTCATTTAAAATAGTTTCAAAGCTTTCTATCTGTTGAGAAAATGAAAATATTCCTAAGAATGAAAATAAAAATGGTAAAATCTTTTTCATAAGAACAAAAATAAAAAATCCACAGAATTCTGTGGATTTAAGTTTATATTTTTTACAAATCTAGATCTGGTTTTTCCAAAGGTTCCTGTTCCGCTTTGAAAGTTTCACCGTATCCTCCGTTCTGGATTTTCGAGTGTTTTTTACTGTATAGGAAGTAAATCACAAACCCGATCGCCAGCCAAGCCAAAGAATACATCTGAGCTTCTTTACTTAGATTAATAATCAAATAAATATTAATAGCAATACCTGCACAAGCAATTACCGGTAACGCAGGTACCTTGAAGTTTCTCTGTAAGTTCGGTTCTTTTACTCTCAACACCCAAACCGCTACACACACCATTGTGAATGCGAATAAAGTTCCAAAACTTGTCATGTGAGCAAGCTCATTAATA from Chryseobacterium wanjuense includes these protein-coding regions:
- a CDS encoding phosphatase PAP2 family protein, with translation MEEIILEDKKAFLFLNNLGSSSFDQFWMLISSTWIWVPLYIIFCYFLFKNYKLRSLVFILIFVAIGVTVSDQVAGIFKHGIERLRPCHDPTLEHHMRIVKCGGQYGFYSAHASNTFFLATYLTILLKNNLKWFPYAIFVWAVVVSYSRIYLGVHFPIDILVGAFVGTLLGVIFGALAKKVINKQKITT
- a CDS encoding Sec-independent protein translocase subunit TatA/TatB, encoding MELSFGEMALIAVAIVVLFGPDKLPQIARDLGSGVRKMRGAVEDIKTEILKETDNPVSEIKREIEKVKDAAKDFNPMKDIQKDILTEPQASNEPPKPKPSEDETYEGPVSR
- a CDS encoding TCR/Tet family MFS transporter; the encoded protein is MENSRKKAAIGFIFITLLIDITGWGIIIPVVPKLIEELIHGDISEAAKYGGWLGFAYAFTQFIFSPVVGNLSDKYGRRPIILISLFGFAVDYIFLALAPTIWWLFLGRVIAGITGASVTTASAYIADISTDEDRAKNFGLIGAAFGLGFIIGPVLGGVLGHYGARVPFYAAAGLCLLNFLYGYFILPESLDKDKRREFNWKRANPIGSFKFLGKHPEISGLIVSLILIYIAGHAVQSNWSFFTMYKFNWTERMVGISLGVVGLLVGIVQGGLIRWTTPRLGEQKSIYYGLALYAVGMLLFAFATQGWMMFAFLIPYCLGGICGPALQSVITKSVPSNEQGELQGALTSLMSATSIVGPPMMTNLFYFFTHDEAPFKFSGAPFFLAFILMAISVVITYYAFQKKHPKKDSIE
- the secD gene encoding protein translocase subunit SecD, which codes for MQGKGLITIVAIVLGLICLNELLPTWYASKIEKQATAIAGDNPEKYQKEIAKLSKDTLNLGFTKLYYTKAKDKEMKLGLDLKGGINVLLEINQRDLVNDLTNYSTNPILIEALNKTDEVQKNSTKSYIDNFFDQFDAINKAKGTNLKLADPEIFGNTTLTEVKYNTPDDQVKSIVKRKIDASVGTAFEVIRTRIDKLGAIQPNVQRVPGTARISVEMPGMKDIDKVKKMLQTSAKLQFWEVQQVPEIAPYFQTLTSIVAAKGDSMGVAKNVNFMNLIHLDKLRTNGVANVKLSDTAVVNKILNSKVAQSLRPANIKYTQFMWGYKPEATDSESLVLYAIRGNINQKAPVDGAVESASIGYDELSRVVVDMQMDSKGAKEWKTLTEKNVGKPVAVTLDGRVYTAPNVVNAIPNGRTQISGNFSQEEAKELVDVLGAGKLPAGAKVVQATVVGPSLGQESIDAGLMSFIIAFGIIIVYIIFYYGGAGVYAVIAMIINLFYIFGIMDSGDFTLTLPGIAGIVLTMAVAVDTNVIIYERTKEELFAGKGILEAYKDGFKHALNAIIDGHTTTFLTAVVLFFFGTGPIKGFALTLMIGIAMTLFTSVLLSRVMIFSRLNKGKGLSVWTPATKNLFRNTWIDFIGKRKYAYIFSAVLTVVCIISIATHGFKYGIDFTGGRNYVVRFDKNINVNDIEEKLVTTFKTEDGKNSSVEAKTFGNDRQLKISTDYLIDDESLKADQIIEQKLFEGLKTNLPANMTLKDFKSADKDHAGIISSEKVGPSVADDIKIHGIYAVLAALGMIFIYILVRFRKWQFSLGAVASLFHDAVIILGAYSLLHKYMPFNMEINQDFIAAILTVLGYSINDTVIIFDRIREYLREKKSITLAGLFDDSISSTLGRTFNTSFTTILVILAIFIFGGDNLRGFMFAMLIGIGFGTYSSIFVASAIAYDFLKTGKEEDVHGKSTTNKEVLASK
- a CDS encoding PQQ-dependent sugar dehydrogenase, which codes for MKKLLFTASIFSSLFINAQSISLEEFATGLTAPVEIVNANDSRMFVVQQNGIIKIVQPNGTVNPTNFLNISSKITYGGERGLLGLAFHPQYSTNGYFFVYYNDLDGNVTVARYTRSSNPDVADPATEKIIINQSKPFDNHNGGSIHFAPDGYLWIVTGDGGSGGDPNNNAQNKNSLLGKLLRLDINSTGPYNIPPGNPFVGVDGADEVWAYGLRNAWKFNFDTVSGNVMIADVGQGQYEEINRVPLTQAGVNYGWRCYEGNNAYNTAGCAAQSTMTFPVAVYDHSGGKCSITGGYVYRGAQFPVLQGKYIFADYCSTQIGILNPNNSITWSPAFSGNNFSTFGVNNQNELFVAAVNNGKIFRVTTTSLGTQENENLAEIKVYPNPASKKVFIEGLKDKNISVEIINFEGRRILESVKIENDNSIDISGIPAGVYFINLKSGNLKSYSQKLIIK